A window of the Candidatus Baltobacteraceae bacterium genome harbors these coding sequences:
- a CDS encoding NAD(P)H-quinone oxidoreductase — VERPTPGPGNGELLVAVEAAGVSRADVIQRKGLYPPPPGHSDIPGLEVAGTVAAVGEGVRGWHVGDRVCALVNGGGYAEYAIVPAAQALIVPKHWSTLESATLPENAFTVYDNLFTRARLRRGETVLIHGGTSGIGSTAVMFAKAFGARVIVTVGSDEKCIAARQIGADYAIDYNRADFVEEGRRFTDGLGANVVLDIVGGDYIPRDLEVLALDGRIVCIATMGGAQTELNLAKLMGRRASIMGSSLRPRTTEQKGAIAKALRERVWPLLPKRDPIKPLVDATFTFEHAGDAHRRMESSAHVGKILLTPR, encoded by the coding sequence GTGGAACGCCCGACGCCCGGTCCCGGCAACGGCGAACTGCTCGTTGCGGTTGAAGCCGCCGGCGTTTCGCGCGCCGACGTTATCCAGCGAAAGGGCTTGTATCCGCCGCCTCCCGGTCATTCGGATATTCCCGGCCTGGAAGTGGCCGGAACGGTCGCGGCGGTCGGTGAGGGCGTGCGCGGCTGGCACGTGGGCGACCGCGTCTGCGCGCTCGTCAACGGCGGGGGCTACGCCGAGTACGCTATCGTTCCGGCGGCGCAGGCGTTGATCGTTCCCAAGCATTGGAGCACGCTCGAGTCGGCCACGCTTCCCGAGAACGCGTTCACCGTGTACGACAACCTCTTTACGCGGGCGCGGCTGCGGCGCGGCGAAACCGTGCTCATTCACGGCGGTACGAGCGGCATCGGATCGACCGCCGTCATGTTCGCGAAAGCTTTCGGCGCGCGCGTCATCGTGACGGTCGGAAGCGACGAGAAGTGCATCGCCGCGCGCCAGATCGGCGCCGATTACGCGATCGACTACAACCGGGCGGACTTCGTAGAAGAAGGCCGGCGTTTTACCGACGGGCTCGGAGCCAACGTGGTGCTCGATATCGTCGGAGGCGACTACATTCCGCGCGACCTCGAAGTGCTCGCGCTCGACGGTCGGATCGTCTGCATTGCGACCATGGGCGGCGCCCAGACCGAATTGAATCTCGCCAAGCTGATGGGGCGGCGCGCGTCCATTATGGGATCGTCGCTGCGCCCGCGAACGACCGAGCAGAAAGGCGCGATCGCCAAGGCGCTGCGCGAGCGCGTCTGGCCGCTGCTTCCCAAACGCGATCCGATCAAACCGCTGGTCGACGCGACGTTTACCTTCGAGCACGCGGGCGACGCACATCGGCGAATGGAATCGAGCGCGCACGTCGGCAAGATTTTACTGACCCCGCGCTAA